ACGGTGCAATAAAAATAGATTCATTAATAGCCATGGCTAAGCAACAAAATTGGAAAGCTGTTGGCATCTCGGATCATGGAAATATTTTTGGCGCCGTAAAATTTTTCAAATCTGCAAAAAAAGCTGGAATAAAACCAATCCTTGGCGTAGAAATGTATCTTACTCCGGATGCAAAAATAAAAGATGTAAATGAAAAATATTTTCACATTTTAATAATTGTACAAAATAAAATAGGTTACAAAAATCTATGCCAATTAATGGCATTTGCTCAAACCGATGGATATTATTTCAAACCAAGAATTGATTATGCAGTTTTGCAAAAATATTCCGAGGGGTTAATTGTAAGTACGGCATGTTTGGGCGGACATATTCCAACGCTTTTAATGAATAATGATTATCCGGCAGTATATGAACGTACGGAATGGTTTTTAGAAAATTTTGGACCCGAACGATTTTACGTAGAAGTACAACCACATCCGGAAAAAGATCAAATAGAATTAAATAAAAAAATTTTCGAACTTAGTAAAAAATATAACATTAAAACAATTGCCACATGTGACGCTCATTATTTAAATAAAGATGATTACTATGCACATGAAATTTTACTTGCAATCGGTACAAAAGCAAAAATGTCGGATCCGGATAGAATGACATTTGGTGATTTTGAATGCCACGTAAAAACAACACAAGAAATTTTAGATTTCTTTCCGGATAATCCGG
The Candidatus Dependentiae bacterium DNA segment above includes these coding regions:
- the dnaE gene encoding DNA polymerase III subunit alpha is translated as MDKHFVHLHLHTEFSLLDGAIKIDSLIAMAKQQNWKAVGISDHGNIFGAVKFFKSAKKAGIKPILGVEMYLTPDAKIKDVNEKYFHILIIVQNKIGYKNLCQLMAFAQTDGYYFKPRIDYAVLQKYSEGLIVSTACLGGHIPTLLMNNDYPAVYERTEWFLENFGPERFYVEVQPHPEKDQIELNKKIFELSKKYNIKTIATCDAHYLNKDDYYAHEILLAIGTKAKMSDPDRMTFGDFECHVKTTQEILDFFPDNPEVVWNTGEIADKCEFEFEFGKLFFPQSPIPKEYTEEDFFKKLAREGLEEFKQENLFPTNLYQEYLNRLEWEMDTIIQMGYIGYFLVVSDFIRWAKEQNIPVGPGRGSAAGSLVAWTLKITNVDPIKYNLLFERFLNP